The Eurosta solidaginis isolate ZX-2024a chromosome 4, ASM4086904v1, whole genome shotgun sequence genome includes a window with the following:
- the LOC137249596 gene encoding platelet binding protein GspB-like isoform X3: MLKRTPPRRSPRLQQYTTGELMEIISVMSSPSANAAAALLNMSAAPADAATGKPSILHTNASAFQLPIVTATAAATPIVTSSANAITVTSVLNAATTTTPPPIAISASATSSYDFNALTTIATPNGINANVYTPSIAAISGTDNLVNDSSSISVQQITGTKGQRNSK, from the exons ATGTTAAAGCGTACACCGCCGAGACGCAGCCCTCGCCTACAGCAATATACAACAGGTGAATTGATGGAAATCATCAGCGTTATGAGCTCGCCATCCGCCAACGCCGCTGCAGCTTTATTGAATATGTCCGCTGCCCCAGCCGATGCAGCAACAGGGAAACCATCAATTCTTCATACTAATGCCAGTGCCTTTCAGTTACCAATAGTCACAGCCACTGCCGCCGCCACCCCAATCGTTACGTCTTCCGCCAATGCAATCACGGTCACTTCAGTTCTCAACGCCGCCACAACGACGACCCCACCACCAATTGCCATAAGCGCTAGTGCAACTAGTTCATACGATTTCAACGCGTTAACAACTATTGCCACGCCAAACGGCATCAACGCAAACGTATATACCCCCAGCATCGCCGCCATATCTGGGACAGACAATTTGGTAAATGATAGTAGCTCCATTTCAGTACAGCAG ATCACTGGTACAAAAGGACAAcgaaattccaaataa